One genomic region from Muriicola soli encodes:
- a CDS encoding enoyl-CoA hydratase/isomerase family protein yields MSYNNLIVELDDNIAVVVINRPKKLNALNTATIKELHLAFKSLEKNKKVRVIILTGAGEKAFVAGADISEFSHFNTKQGGQLAAQGQELLFDFIENLDKPVIAAVNGFALGGGLELAMSCHFRIASHNARMGLPEVSLGVIPGYGGTQRLPQLIGKGRAMEMIMTGGMIDVERAIEFGLVNHIASSEELIDFCKEIAKKIAKNSPKAVSQAIKAINAGFKNEVDGFEVEIEAFGQCFGTDDFKEGTSAFLEKRKASFPGS; encoded by the coding sequence ATGAGTTACAATAATCTTATCGTCGAGTTAGATGACAATATAGCCGTAGTTGTGATCAATCGGCCTAAAAAATTAAATGCGCTAAATACCGCGACAATCAAAGAGCTTCACCTGGCCTTCAAATCTCTGGAAAAGAACAAAAAGGTAAGGGTGATAATACTGACAGGAGCAGGGGAAAAAGCCTTTGTTGCCGGAGCTGATATTTCGGAATTTTCCCATTTCAATACAAAACAGGGCGGGCAACTGGCTGCCCAGGGACAGGAATTACTATTCGATTTCATAGAAAATCTAGACAAACCTGTGATAGCTGCTGTCAATGGCTTTGCTTTAGGGGGCGGACTCGAATTGGCCATGTCTTGTCATTTTAGAATAGCCAGCCATAATGCACGAATGGGTTTGCCTGAAGTATCCTTAGGGGTTATTCCCGGATATGGCGGTACACAGAGGCTTCCTCAACTTATAGGTAAGGGCAGGGCGATGGAAATGATTATGACCGGGGGGATGATCGATGTGGAAAGAGCCATAGAGTTTGGCCTGGTGAACCATATCGCATCTTCTGAAGAATTGATTGATTTCTGTAAGGAGATCGCAAAAAAAATCGCGAAAAACTCCCCAAAGGCTGTTAGTCAGGCAATAAAAGCGATAAATGCGGGTTTTAAGAATGAAGTTGACGGGTTTGAGGTGGAAATCGAAGCCTTTGGGCAATGCTTCGGTACCGATGATTTCAAGGAAGGTACTTCTGCCTTTCTGGAGAAAAGAAAAGCCTCCTTTCCAGGATCCTGA
- a CDS encoding TonB-dependent receptor domain-containing protein yields MSSFKNISLSILFIIAFASQGLSQSKSIFISGTVVENETGQPLEFATFVLQDIDNPENITGGITDLNGKFKVEISQGRYKSRIEYISFKTLELPVQTFDSSVNLGKLKLSPNVEQLESVELVAERTSVEVRLDKKIYNVGKDLTNSGATISDALDNIPSVTVDVDGAINLRGNGNVRILINGRPSALAGFGSTDALQQLPADAIEKVEVITSPSARYDAEGTAGILNIVLKKEKTRGFNGTINTVIGYPDRFNFTPNLNFRTDNYNFFTTLGYSYSTPPGNGFFDNTYSEGSFDRITEDRDIDRKNSGFNANVGLEYFLTDQSSLTASVFGRLNDGEDLTQNNTVRFVGNDIDSRTLRQELQAEDEASYQLSLNYINNFNDEGHKLAVDAQYSFDEEIKPITITEENTFPNTETVGAENILETEVQNEFLIQADYVLPIGDAQFEAGYRGNFEETDTNFNLEELNLETGNFESNTGLSNQFIFNQNVQALYTQYGDKFGKFSFLAGLRLENTQLKGQVLGADVETLQNLLGDDIELDFDKNYLNLFPTLNLTYELKENENITLGYNRRINRPRGWFINPFPSRSSRTNIFQGNPDLDPSFADAFDVGYLKRWENLTLTSSVYYQRETNSFERIQEETGEVTSDGIVIIRSLPINLSTNKRIGAELGLLYNPTKWWRINTSFNFFEFNTEGVFRGTDFGAKNTSWFSRFGSKVSLPGRIDWQTNLFYRGPTQNAQTRTEGIFTLNLAFSKDIMKDKGTISLNVRDLLNSRRRINSTETPFFSSESEFQWRERQINFSFVYRINQKKKRREENRERDDEEEGYSK; encoded by the coding sequence ATGAGTTCTTTTAAAAATATAAGCCTTTCGATTCTTTTTATAATAGCTTTCGCATCACAGGGCCTTTCACAGTCAAAATCAATTTTCATCTCGGGTACCGTTGTTGAAAATGAAACAGGGCAGCCTTTGGAGTTTGCAACTTTTGTATTGCAGGATATTGACAACCCTGAAAACATCACCGGCGGTATTACTGACCTTAATGGAAAATTTAAGGTCGAAATTTCCCAAGGCAGATATAAAAGTAGAATTGAATATATTTCTTTTAAAACTTTGGAACTCCCTGTTCAAACTTTTGATTCTTCAGTCAATCTTGGTAAGCTTAAATTATCGCCCAATGTAGAGCAACTTGAGTCGGTTGAGCTGGTTGCTGAAAGAACATCGGTAGAGGTCCGACTTGATAAAAAAATATACAATGTAGGGAAAGACCTAACTAATAGCGGAGCCACCATTAGCGATGCACTCGATAACATTCCATCTGTTACGGTAGATGTTGATGGTGCAATAAATCTAAGGGGGAATGGCAATGTTAGAATCCTAATTAACGGCAGGCCTTCTGCCTTAGCAGGCTTTGGTTCTACAGATGCCTTGCAACAACTACCTGCTGATGCTATTGAAAAGGTAGAGGTTATTACAAGTCCATCTGCGCGTTACGACGCCGAAGGAACAGCTGGTATCCTAAACATCGTACTAAAAAAAGAAAAAACCAGGGGTTTTAATGGAACTATTAATACGGTTATAGGCTATCCTGACCGATTTAATTTCACGCCCAACCTGAATTTCAGAACAGATAATTACAACTTCTTTACCACCTTAGGCTATTCATACAGTACCCCACCCGGTAACGGTTTTTTTGACAATACGTATTCAGAGGGATCTTTTGATAGAATTACCGAAGACAGGGATATCGACAGAAAAAATAGTGGCTTCAATGCAAACGTTGGTCTTGAATACTTTTTAACTGATCAGTCTTCGTTAACGGCTAGTGTTTTTGGCCGACTTAACGATGGTGAAGATTTGACCCAAAACAATACCGTTCGATTTGTAGGTAATGATATAGACAGCAGAACCTTGCGGCAGGAACTCCAAGCTGAAGACGAAGCCTCCTACCAACTCTCGTTGAATTACATCAATAATTTCAATGATGAGGGGCATAAATTAGCGGTAGATGCTCAGTACTCCTTCGACGAAGAAATTAAACCAATTACAATAACAGAAGAGAATACCTTTCCAAATACTGAGACTGTTGGTGCAGAAAATATTCTAGAGACAGAGGTGCAGAATGAATTTCTGATTCAGGCAGATTATGTACTGCCCATTGGCGATGCTCAGTTTGAAGCTGGCTATCGAGGTAATTTTGAGGAAACTGACACCAATTTCAATTTGGAAGAACTCAACCTGGAAACCGGTAATTTTGAGTCCAATACAGGTTTATCTAACCAATTTATATTTAATCAAAATGTTCAGGCCTTATATACTCAATATGGCGATAAATTTGGAAAGTTCAGCTTTTTGGCCGGACTTCGGTTAGAAAACACCCAGTTAAAAGGCCAGGTGCTTGGCGCTGACGTTGAAACCCTTCAAAATTTACTGGGTGATGATATTGAACTTGATTTCGATAAGAACTATTTAAATCTTTTCCCGACTTTAAACCTGACCTATGAGCTCAAGGAGAACGAGAATATCACTTTAGGCTATAACCGCCGTATCAACAGACCAAGAGGATGGTTTATCAATCCTTTTCCTTCAAGATCTAGCCGTACCAATATTTTCCAGGGCAATCCTGATTTAGATCCGTCGTTTGCAGATGCCTTTGATGTTGGATACCTGAAACGTTGGGAAAATTTGACGCTAACCTCATCGGTTTATTATCAAAGGGAAACCAATTCTTTTGAGCGCATTCAAGAGGAAACCGGCGAAGTAACCTCTGACGGTATTGTCATCATACGCTCGCTGCCTATAAACTTATCCACCAACAAGCGAATTGGTGCCGAACTAGGTCTTCTTTACAACCCCACCAAGTGGTGGCGAATCAATACGAGCTTTAATTTCTTTGAATTTAATACCGAAGGGGTATTCCGCGGAACAGATTTCGGAGCAAAGAACACGAGCTGGTTTTCGCGTTTTGGATCAAAAGTCAGTCTTCCGGGAAGAATCGATTGGCAAACCAATCTTTTTTATAGAGGTCCCACTCAGAACGCACAAACCAGAACAGAAGGAATTTTCACGCTCAACCTTGCGTTTAGTAAGGATATCATGAAAGATAAAGGCACAATTTCTCTAAACGTAAGAGATTTATTGAATTCAAGGCGACGAATAAATTCAACTGAAACCCCATTTTTCTCATCGGAGAGTGAATTTCAATGGCGGGAAAGACAAATCAATTTTTCATTCGTTTACCGTATCAATCAGAAGAAAAAACGAAGGGAAGAAAACCGCGAAAGAGACGACGAGGAGGAGGGATATTCCAAATAA
- a CDS encoding PA0069 family radical SAM protein: MNFKHLKGRGAQHNSKNKFDALHSEWRDDFLEYCLKEGELADNNKTVYLPIFPKTIINKVTSPDVGMSYSMNPYQGCEHGCIYCYARNTHEFWGYSAGLDFERKILIKENAPELLEAKLKSKSWKAETIVLSGNTDCYQPAEKKYEITRACLEIFLKYRHPVGIITKNALLLRDLDLIIELNKYGLIGINISVTSLIEETRRLLEPRTATLSRRLKTIEILSENKVPVNAMLAPLIPGINSHELMSLAKAVSDSGALSFTHTVVRLNGAIGMLFTDWIRRTMPDKAEKVLNQIKSCHGGSLQDSRFGIRNRGEGPLATNLKEVARIARQKYFKGKKFPALNKDLHQEYKEGQLKLF; this comes from the coding sequence ATGAACTTCAAACATCTTAAGGGCAGAGGTGCACAACATAATTCCAAGAATAAGTTCGATGCACTTCATTCTGAATGGAGAGACGATTTCCTAGAATACTGCTTAAAGGAGGGCGAGCTGGCCGACAATAATAAAACTGTTTACCTCCCTATTTTTCCAAAAACGATAATCAATAAAGTAACTAGTCCGGATGTAGGAATGTCTTATTCCATGAATCCTTATCAGGGTTGTGAGCATGGATGTATCTACTGTTATGCCAGAAATACTCATGAATTTTGGGGCTATAGTGCGGGGCTAGATTTTGAGCGAAAGATTTTAATTAAGGAGAATGCTCCGGAACTGCTTGAAGCCAAATTAAAAAGTAAATCGTGGAAAGCGGAGACCATCGTCCTCTCAGGAAATACGGATTGCTACCAGCCTGCTGAAAAAAAATACGAGATTACCAGAGCTTGTTTGGAGATTTTCCTGAAGTACAGACATCCGGTTGGTATTATCACGAAGAATGCTTTGCTGCTGCGCGATCTCGATCTGATTATCGAATTAAATAAATACGGACTTATCGGGATAAACATTTCCGTGACATCACTAATTGAGGAGACCAGGAGGCTTTTAGAACCTAGGACGGCTACATTGTCGAGACGTCTCAAGACGATAGAGATCTTGTCTGAAAATAAGGTTCCTGTAAATGCAATGCTGGCACCACTAATTCCGGGAATCAACAGCCATGAATTAATGTCTCTGGCCAAGGCTGTCTCGGATTCCGGGGCGCTCTCTTTTACTCATACTGTGGTGAGGTTGAACGGCGCAATTGGAATGCTTTTTACAGATTGGATTAGAAGGACGATGCCCGATAAAGCAGAAAAAGTACTGAATCAGATCAAAAGCTGCCATGGGGGCAGCCTGCAGGATAGCAGATTCGGTATCAGAAACAGGGGGGAAGGACCACTGGCTACAAATCTAAAGGAAGTGGCGAGGATAGCCAGACAAAAGTATTTTAAGGGGAAGAAATTTCCAGCTCTGAATAAGGACTTACATCAGGAGTACAAAGAAGGGCAGTTAAAGTTATTTTAA
- a CDS encoding sensor histidine kinase, with protein sequence MIFLVLIASVLIAGVTIYQYREQSKDYHQERLERKEEQVKQSIAYTLQATTYPVITQNLGLIFKDEIYRIADVQNVNFNLYDLEGQLIKSSRPKFHNDSISLCLDAEVLNGLKESPNKRLVEDNVAAGSKYQASYTYINDPKFKPIGILNLPYYEDNSFNSMELREFLFRLGGVYLVMFFIAIILAYFISKYITRSLENISEKLHQTNLTKRNEKIYVKNPSVEINKLIDSYNSMIDQLEQSAAKLARSEREQAWREMAKQVAHEIKNPLTPMRLTVQSFQRKFDPSQGDAKLKIEEFSKTLIQQIDMMSSIAGAFSNFAEMPAQQNETLNVVKTVKLALDIFNENYIHFISEEEEIIAKLDRTQLIRVVTNLVKNAIQAVPDVESPRILVSVTSDGDYVKIAVADNGIGISDEVKEKVFEPKFTTKSSGMGLGLGMVKNIVETYKGTISLTSQPGKGSVFSVRFPKANQNIQV encoded by the coding sequence ATGATATTCTTAGTGTTAATTGCTTCGGTGCTTATCGCCGGGGTAACCATCTATCAATACAGGGAACAGTCAAAGGATTACCATCAGGAAAGGCTGGAGCGAAAAGAGGAACAAGTAAAACAGAGTATCGCGTACACCCTTCAGGCAACTACTTATCCCGTCATCACACAAAATCTCGGGCTGATCTTCAAGGATGAAATTTACCGTATCGCTGATGTACAGAACGTAAATTTCAATCTTTACGACCTCGAAGGACAACTCATTAAAAGCAGCAGGCCGAAGTTTCATAACGACTCAATATCACTTTGCCTTGATGCTGAAGTCCTCAATGGGCTGAAGGAAAGTCCGAATAAGCGACTGGTTGAGGACAATGTAGCTGCCGGAAGCAAGTACCAGGCGTCCTACACCTACATCAATGATCCTAAATTTAAACCGATAGGTATACTTAATCTGCCGTATTATGAGGATAATTCCTTTAATAGTATGGAATTACGAGAATTCTTGTTCAGGCTAGGCGGGGTATACCTCGTGATGTTTTTTATAGCAATTATCCTTGCGTATTTTATTTCAAAATATATTACCCGCTCGCTTGAAAATATATCGGAGAAGTTACATCAAACCAACCTTACAAAGCGCAACGAAAAGATCTATGTAAAAAATCCCAGCGTGGAGATCAATAAACTTATTGATTCATACAATAGTATGATCGATCAGCTGGAACAGAGTGCAGCGAAATTGGCGAGAAGTGAAAGGGAACAGGCGTGGAGAGAAATGGCCAAACAAGTAGCTCATGAGATCAAAAATCCACTAACCCCGATGCGCTTAACCGTCCAGAGTTTTCAGCGAAAATTTGATCCGTCGCAAGGGGATGCAAAATTGAAAATTGAGGAGTTTTCCAAAACCCTTATTCAGCAAATTGATATGATGAGTAGCATTGCGGGGGCTTTCTCAAATTTTGCTGAGATGCCAGCTCAACAAAATGAGACGCTTAATGTAGTGAAAACGGTAAAATTGGCGTTGGACATTTTTAATGAAAATTACATCCATTTTATTTCTGAAGAAGAAGAAATTATTGCGAAATTAGACAGAACCCAGTTGATCAGGGTGGTTACTAATCTTGTAAAAAATGCCATACAGGCTGTGCCCGACGTTGAATCTCCTAGGATTCTTGTTTCAGTAACCTCAGACGGAGATTACGTTAAGATCGCAGTGGCTGACAACGGCATTGGTATTTCAGATGAGGTAAAAGAAAAGGTCTTTGAACCAAAATTCACAACGAAATCAAGTGGTATGGGACTCGGACTGGGGATGGTAAAGAATATCGTAGAGACATATAAAGGGACAATTTCACTGACTTCCCAACCCGGTAAAGGCTCGGTTTTTTCTGTGAGATTTCCAAAAGCGAATCAAAATATACAAGTATGA
- a CDS encoding LytR/AlgR family response regulator transcription factor, with the protein MTCIIIEDQVPAQRILQKYIEDAKILQLKGTFSSALEAMEFLKNNTVDIVFLDIHLPKLTGLEFIKSLSNRPNIILTTAFSDYALESYEYNVIDYLLKPFSFQRFLKAIAKVSKTPGNSDRQTSQTINDSDDIYIKSGHEYRKLKVSDISFIKSDTDYTVIYTKETKHLSVERLKHWEEVLPKDLFLRIHKSYLINTKKIVKFLGNRVYLDNDMELPIGRLYKEAFVNKVLNQ; encoded by the coding sequence ATGACCTGCATTATTATTGAAGACCAAGTACCGGCGCAGCGCATCTTGCAAAAATACATTGAAGACGCTAAGATCCTGCAACTTAAAGGTACGTTTTCAAGTGCTCTGGAGGCCATGGAATTCCTCAAAAACAATACAGTGGATATTGTATTTCTAGATATTCACTTGCCCAAATTGACCGGCTTGGAATTTATTAAATCCTTGAGTAACCGGCCTAATATAATCCTAACCACCGCCTTTTCTGATTATGCCCTTGAAAGCTATGAATACAATGTCATTGATTATCTGCTAAAACCATTTTCATTTCAACGATTTTTAAAAGCCATAGCCAAGGTGAGTAAAACACCTGGTAATAGCGACAGGCAAACCAGCCAAACAATAAATGATTCGGATGATATTTATATTAAGTCAGGCCACGAATACCGAAAATTGAAGGTCTCTGATATCTCTTTTATAAAATCAGATACCGATTACACAGTAATTTATACCAAAGAGACCAAACACCTCTCCGTAGAGCGGCTGAAACATTGGGAAGAGGTGCTGCCAAAAGATTTGTTTCTAAGAATTCACAAATCCTATTTAATTAATACCAAAAAGATCGTAAAGTTTTTAGGCAATCGTGTTTATTTAGATAATGACATGGAGCTCCCAATCGGCAGGTTATACAAAGAAGCATTCGTCAATAAGGTTTTGAATCAGTAA
- a CDS encoding Gfo/Idh/MocA family protein, with protein MQRRKFIKNVTASSAVFSIVPSYVLGKGHVPPSDTLYVGAFGVGGRGSGVIRGLHETGKVKFVSFCDVDDRRAAQTYEFFPDVKRYKDFRKVYDKQLKDMDAIMVATPDHTHATIALPFMRAKKHAYVEKPLTHNIAEARLMTQVAAENGISTQMGNQGASSDGSRQAKEWINSGIIGKVERVDCWTNRPVWPQGIPLPQGKDEIPDGLDWDLWLGPAAKRDYNNAYLPFKWRGWWDFGTGALGDMGCHIMETPFGVLDLGYPTEAEASCTTNWVGDFVEADYSASCPASSIVRLKFDTPNHGEIALNWYDGGIMPDLPDELKDDETIGDTGGGTVFYGTKGILVCDVYSRNARLLPSEMMGLFSPPSPTLPRVLGSTGGHQQNWVEGCMQGSNTSSSFDRSGPLTEAVLMGNLAIKAFQYKELKEGKQLGDWDPFAYPGRRKIMWDGDAMRVTNFEKANEWVKGTYRKGWDLS; from the coding sequence ATGCAAAGACGAAAATTTATTAAAAATGTAACGGCTTCTTCCGCTGTGTTTTCTATTGTTCCCAGTTATGTTCTCGGAAAGGGACATGTGCCCCCGAGTGACACGCTCTACGTTGGCGCTTTTGGAGTGGGAGGAAGAGGATCTGGTGTCATTAGAGGCCTACATGAAACAGGAAAGGTAAAATTCGTCTCTTTCTGCGATGTAGATGATCGACGAGCGGCCCAAACCTATGAATTCTTCCCGGATGTAAAACGCTATAAGGACTTTCGCAAAGTGTACGACAAGCAGCTAAAGGATATGGATGCGATTATGGTTGCTACTCCAGACCATACCCATGCTACCATAGCATTGCCTTTTATGAGGGCTAAAAAGCACGCCTATGTGGAAAAACCCCTCACCCATAATATCGCTGAAGCCCGATTGATGACACAAGTAGCTGCTGAAAATGGTATTTCAACTCAAATGGGTAACCAGGGAGCATCCAGTGACGGTAGCAGACAAGCTAAGGAATGGATAAACTCTGGCATAATTGGTAAAGTAGAGCGGGTCGATTGCTGGACAAACCGTCCTGTATGGCCGCAAGGAATTCCGCTCCCTCAAGGGAAGGACGAAATCCCGGATGGCCTGGATTGGGACCTGTGGTTAGGTCCGGCAGCTAAACGAGATTACAATAACGCCTACCTACCCTTTAAATGGCGTGGATGGTGGGACTTTGGCACCGGTGCTTTAGGAGATATGGGTTGCCATATTATGGAGACCCCTTTTGGAGTGCTAGACCTGGGTTATCCTACCGAAGCAGAAGCCAGTTGTACCACAAATTGGGTAGGTGATTTTGTAGAAGCCGACTATAGTGCTTCTTGTCCGGCTTCTTCCATCGTCAGATTGAAATTTGATACCCCGAATCACGGTGAAATAGCACTGAACTGGTATGATGGAGGCATCATGCCCGACCTTCCCGACGAGTTAAAAGACGATGAAACTATAGGAGATACCGGAGGGGGAACTGTTTTTTATGGTACTAAAGGAATTCTCGTTTGTGATGTCTATTCCCGTAATGCCCGATTGCTCCCTTCGGAAATGATGGGTCTGTTTTCTCCCCCTTCGCCTACCTTGCCAAGAGTATTAGGTAGCACGGGAGGGCATCAGCAAAATTGGGTAGAAGGCTGCATGCAAGGCAGTAATACTTCTTCCAGTTTTGATCGTTCAGGACCACTTACAGAGGCTGTGCTCATGGGCAATCTGGCTATTAAAGCTTTTCAATATAAAGAACTCAAAGAAGGCAAGCAGTTAGGCGACTGGGATCCTTTTGCCTATCCTGGCAGAAGAAAAATTATGTGGGATGGCGATGCCATGCGAGTTACCAATTTTGAAAAAGCGAACGAGTGGGTTAAAGGTACTTATCGCAAAGGTTGGGACTTGAGTTAA
- a CDS encoding sensor histidine kinase, which translates to MKQSKWNISIKELVFQVILLVVVFLFYSFDRNEPGFKLHQFVFFSTYVLASTIIGYFLMPKLLYKKKYILFSISLVSIIALLIVLEELVLEPVFFPGTRRASSFAPVLYSMLGVLPVLTVLVGFKFGWDALQKQQQIEKLESIIEESELQFLRSQINPHFLFNNLNNLYSYAIQGSEKTPQIILELSGLLRYMLYECKENFVPLAKELEQLQNFIALSKLQIEDRGTVSFNVSQQVANYKIAPLILIVFIENAFKHSQAEQSDDISIKIDVSFKGDTLLFKCINNHDSGEKHESLSSGIGLTNVRKRLNLIYPKKHELSIRDNGNTYEVDLSIELTKI; encoded by the coding sequence ATGAAACAGTCAAAATGGAACATTTCGATTAAAGAACTTGTTTTTCAAGTGATTCTGTTAGTAGTAGTCTTTCTTTTTTACTCCTTTGATCGTAACGAACCAGGATTTAAATTACATCAGTTCGTTTTCTTTTCAACTTATGTCCTGGCTTCCACTATTATCGGATATTTTCTAATGCCAAAGCTTCTATACAAGAAAAAGTATATTCTATTTTCGATTTCTCTTGTATCCATTATTGCTTTGCTCATCGTCCTTGAGGAATTAGTTTTAGAACCTGTATTTTTTCCGGGGACAAGAAGAGCTTCTTCTTTTGCTCCGGTCCTTTACTCTATGCTGGGGGTGCTCCCTGTACTTACCGTTTTGGTGGGATTTAAATTTGGATGGGATGCGCTGCAAAAGCAACAGCAAATTGAAAAACTTGAAAGCATTATTGAAGAAAGCGAACTCCAATTTTTACGTTCACAAATCAATCCGCATTTTTTGTTCAACAACCTCAACAACCTTTATTCATATGCCATTCAAGGTTCTGAAAAGACCCCTCAGATTATTCTGGAACTCAGTGGTCTGCTAAGATATATGCTATACGAATGCAAGGAAAACTTCGTGCCTCTTGCGAAAGAATTAGAACAGCTTCAGAATTTTATCGCATTGAGCAAATTACAGATTGAAGATCGGGGTACGGTATCTTTTAATGTGTCCCAACAAGTGGCCAACTATAAAATTGCCCCATTAATTTTAATTGTATTTATAGAAAATGCTTTTAAACATAGTCAGGCAGAGCAATCAGACGATATAAGTATCAAAATTGATGTCTCTTTTAAGGGTGATACCTTGCTTTTTAAGTGTATCAATAATCACGATAGTGGTGAAAAACATGAAAGTCTCTCAAGCGGAATAGGATTGACTAATGTGAGAAAGAGATTAAACCTGATTTACCCGAAAAAACACGAGCTGTCTATACGTGATAATGGCAATACCTACGAGGTGGACTTAAGTATTGAACTGACAAAAATCTGA
- a CDS encoding CopD family protein: MGEYYNYIKALHLIFVVTWFAGLFYIPRLFVYHIEAQEKPEPDRQILSQQLKLMSKRLWYIITWPSAILCTLFAIWLLILMPGWLSQSWMHVKLLFVVLLIAYHLKTHLMFIQLQRDQVKYSSNFMRIWNEGATLVLFAVTFLVILKSAFNWIYGVVGIFVLVILLMLGIRLYKRIRNRNPDA, encoded by the coding sequence ATGGGGGAATATTACAATTACATCAAAGCGTTGCACCTTATTTTTGTGGTCACCTGGTTTGCTGGCTTATTTTATATTCCCAGGCTATTTGTTTACCATATCGAAGCTCAGGAAAAGCCCGAACCCGACCGGCAGATATTATCGCAGCAATTGAAATTGATGTCGAAGAGACTCTGGTATATCATAACATGGCCATCAGCCATTTTGTGCACCTTATTTGCAATCTGGTTGCTAATCCTGATGCCAGGCTGGCTATCACAATCCTGGATGCACGTTAAATTACTATTTGTTGTATTACTGATTGCCTATCACCTGAAGACTCATCTGATGTTTATTCAATTACAACGAGACCAGGTAAAATACAGCTCAAATTTTATGCGAATTTGGAATGAAGGAGCTACCCTTGTCTTGTTTGCGGTAACTTTCCTTGTCATTTTAAAAAGTGCCTTTAATTGGATCTACGGAGTAGTAGGGATTTTTGTTTTGGTCATATTGCTGATGCTCGGGATAAGGCTCTATAAAAGGATACGTAACAGGAATCCCGACGCCTGA
- a CDS encoding HD domain-containing protein, which yields MTNTELVESTIDFVKETLVNAEAGHDWFHTQRVFKNALLISKDEKADVLVVSLGALLHDIADAKFHKGDETLGPKLAKEFLNSIGVDNKVIDKVCYIIENISFKNTVGQKITPKHPLELHVVQDADRLDALGAIGIARAFHYGGFKNRKLYDPDIAPNLSMNKDTYKNSQSPTINHFYEKLLLLKDKMNTKTGRKIAEQRHDFLLGYLEQFYAEWNGNR from the coding sequence ATGACCAATACAGAACTGGTTGAATCAACCATCGATTTTGTAAAAGAAACTCTTGTAAATGCAGAGGCCGGCCATGATTGGTTTCATACTCAAAGGGTATTTAAAAATGCACTCCTCATTTCCAAAGATGAAAAGGCAGATGTACTGGTTGTGAGTTTAGGCGCTTTACTACACGATATTGCTGATGCCAAATTCCATAAAGGAGACGAAACCCTCGGGCCTAAACTGGCGAAGGAATTTCTCAATTCCATCGGAGTTGATAATAAGGTCATCGATAAGGTCTGTTACATCATTGAAAACATCTCGTTTAAAAATACAGTTGGACAAAAAATCACCCCAAAGCATCCATTGGAATTACATGTGGTTCAGGATGCAGATAGATTAGATGCCCTAGGAGCCATCGGCATTGCCAGAGCCTTTCACTACGGAGGCTTTAAAAACAGAAAACTCTACGATCCTGACATTGCTCCGAACCTCAGCATGAACAAGGACACTTACAAAAACTCCCAAAGCCCCACCATCAATCATTTTTATGAAAAGCTGTTATTGCTTAAAGACAAAATGAACACCAAAACAGGGAGAAAAATTGCAGAACAACGGCACGATTTTCTTCTTGGATACCTGGAACAATTCTATGCTGAATGGAATGGAAACCGTTAA